ATAACCAGGCTAGCTCATACACCACTCCTTCAGGATGTGAGACTCTGGGCATGGTGGATTTGCTCTAGTTAGTACTTCTTTTTCTACTGAGTCCTAGTGCTTCATTCAGATAGGTGGTTCTTTAATGTCAGCttacatatacatgcacacagCAAAACTATTTGTTTGGGTGGATAAAATCTGTGAGAATCATGTACAAAACCAGAAGAGTCCAGCTGTTACACAGATCTTGGTTAAGAAAGATCAAATGTCATTTCCTTTATGTAATAAAGTATTACTAAATAGCAGTCTGTCTGGATGTTGCAATATGTCATACCAGTTTAGTTAGTAAAATTTCCtgtatctctttaaaaaaaaaaaaaagagttgctatTTAATAACTTTTTCTACTATTTATTTTAGTACCatagaagaagagaaaataatatgaaaaatgaaatgtagcTTACCttctttaaaactaaaaatgtgGAAACAAATGTTCAGTATGGAAATCCATGCTGTGTTAaatgggcaggaggaggcaggaaggcTAAGCTCATTTTGTAGTAGGTGAGGGataaccttttcctttcccctcatgAAAATGTTACGGTTCAGCTTTGACTTGCTGCCCTGTTTCTGGCCATTTTGCACAAAAATGTCAAACCTATGTAACTTAAtcttttaaagcaagaaatcaCGATCTTTATCTAGATGTAAAACTTGGAAAGGGAGTGGAGCAAAATTTAATACTTGTGTAGGATGTTTTTAATCTAGAAGGAGCTCTTATCCTAATgtgcttttctttaataaaatccACAACAACAAACACCTTAGCTGACTTGTACTTTTTGTCTAGCTAAATGTATTATGCAGAAATGCTAACAAATTGTGGAATAGGGGTACATGAAAATCTTGCTTGATTATTCTGTTAATTCAGAAGGAAACTGGCAATCATAACCTTCAGTTCCAGAGATTTTGGGGGGAGAGATGGATTGGAGTTGCGTCTATTTTCTTGGTGCTATTTTTGTGGGTTAGGCTTTGCTAAAATATTTCTGCGTGCCTAGCTGGTCTCATTGCTCTAACTTGGTCTAATTCATTTCATGGAGTAAGAGAGGGAAAATctatccttctctttctttttccttttcctattttagTAGAACTGGTGATCTGCATGGCCGTTTGGCCTGTGGGTTTATCAAAGAAGCTTACCCTGGCTTAATTTTAAACGTCCTGTCTTGCTACTGATTCTGGTACCCTTGTTTCCCTGCTACAGTGTAAAGGAAAATCCCCTCTTCCAGTTGTCCCAAGTACCCCATTTTGAGGTAACATGTTACAGAACAATGTTGCATCTCTTTCACTGACAGATGATGTGATTTCTCCAAACCTTTGGAACCTTTTTTTGCTGTGTGCTATGAAATGTGGAAGATTTGAAATCATGTAAAGTGTTCTGATGTAGTGAGATGAACAGTGCTAAAGAAACATGAAGTTTAACAATCCCTATATTATATTCTATTGCATTTTTCCAGTGCCTGACTTTGTTTCTAAAAGCATCCTTAAAAACATACTTTGTTTTCAAACACAATTTAATGACTTAAGTCACATTCTGTTCCAATTAAGTGTTGAACCATACAGTAAACCATTGTTCAAGAGATTCATGTGGTAATAATTTCAACAAAACTAGCTTTGTCTCAATCTGTGGACGTAAGTATGTCATAAAGATTTTACAAGGCATACTGCAGAGAGAAGGATCTCTCATCTAAATAGTGAAGTGAGGCTTCAGCGCTGGAGTCTGTTGCCCTCAAGTGTGTTCAGTGTGTCTGAGCAATGCTCCTTGCTTCTCTTAGAGAAGCAAAAGATGAGAATTATTGCACCTGAGATAAAAACGTATCTAACATCAGCAATGTACTTTGTGCTGTATAGTGCAAGGCGTTAGCAAATTAAACTAAGCTTTGCCTTTCTAGCCTTTGCACTCTCCTAATCATGGCGCGCTCTTCCAGCTCTCCCTCTGCATTCCTGCCGGGGTATGTTTGTTCTGTGTAGATTTGCATTTCATGTAACTTCTACTTTAGtgctgggttggttggtttttgttccTGCTCTCTCACCCAGAAAATATTGTTAGGCTGAAACTGTAGTTACCTGGCTAGAGCTCTTTTGGTGCTGCCCTGTTCAGTTTTTGTTTCAGAATGCCATTTGCTTCTGCTGCCACAGGATTTGGGATGCTATGTTCTCTGTTTGCCTTTCAGTCACTGGTCTTTAAAGGAAGAGCGTTACATGTTGTAAAATAAAGCTAATATCCTGTAGGAGCTTTGGAGAAACAACTTGTCGAATTGACATTCTCCATACAAGACCACTAGAACAAAAGAACATAAATAACATGTGATACTCTAGCCTTAATATAAAACAGTTTTCTAACTCACTGCTATGTCCTCTGTAATCAGATAACGAATAGCAGTGCTGTCCCTACAGTAAGACACCGAGGAAGTCACTtgtaaattgaattaaaaaatagtattaaacTGTGCTTACAAGTGAATTGATGGACCTAAGTCTGTCACATGGTGAGAATTGGTGATGGATGAATTGTGGATTATATCAGTTTCTGGATTGATGAAGCTTTAAGGAACGTAAGATGTATGGAATATATCAGATGATGCTTGCTCTTCTTCATGGAGTCACTGATGAGACGAGCTTGTATTTGGTTGTCCTCAGGTGATACTTGATTCCTTTTCTGCAGACAGAGTACTGTGAAGTGCATTTTAGATTTTCTTCTGATCTGCAAGTTGTGGCCACTTGCTGCCTGCTAGGATGGGGGTAGGACTGTGGGATATGTGAGAATAGTAGCAGCAATATGCTGTGCATGGCCACACTGAACAGACCTGGTTTCGCCAAGATTTTCAGTCCCACCTTAGATAATGTGATTCTGTGTATGAAATGTCTAGGGCATGTCAACAGGCGTCGTCCAATGTTTCTGCCTCTTCAGCAGTATGATTGTTGGGAACTTGGCACTGAAAGTTCATTCTGTAGCAAAGAAAGCCTGTGAATTAGTCCTGGGATGTGCATCGTTTAACACGTTAGCTAAAGGCATAGAAGGCCTGAATATATAATTATTACAGAAATGATGTGAACATCTCTGAAATTTGCCTCTTCATGTTGTATTGCTTAATCTTTGCAGTATCCTTGTTGGCTGAAAAGGAGGATGTCATGTTCCTTCATGTGATCAAATCCCTGCTATTTGGAAACATTCCACTTGAGGGCTGAGAAAGCTATTCATCTCATGGGCTGCACAGATGTGtagttttttttggtgttttttttttttttaaggaaaaaaaaaagcttacattaGTAAGGGGGGAAGGGAATTGCCAAACTGTCCTGGCAGCAGGCCTTGAGTTAGATCATCGTCCCCGGAGACACAGGGgtcttatctttttttaaagtaagttcgTCACTAGAAGTGGGGAATGGGGAAGAACCTGCTTTCGTATGTTCATTGTAAACCTCTGAACTCTGGGCTAGGATGTGATGAAGCAAATGAATGCGAGATTATATACACAAGGGTGTGACCTGTTTTATAACAGAAACTGCTCCTGACCCAGTTCATGTGACTGGAGTTGGCTGCAATGAACATTTCTGGAGGGGAGtggcttttaacatttttgctttaataaaaaatgaatatacactggtggtgggttgttttttttttttttagtttatctcAAGAATCAGGCATGTATGGATAAATTTAGTCTTCCTCTTAAGAACCAAATGGTTAGAACCAGAAGTTCCTAACTTATAAATTTAAGAATTACTTAAAGTAACATAAGGAAAAGTAGCTCTTTTTTTTGTGCGTACTGTGTGATGAACCAGACAGGAGGCTGATCTAGGTTGAAATACGCTTTTACAAAGCTATTTTTAACTGAGATCGGTTTCCTTCTCCCACTCGCTGCTCTCTGCACTGATGCTGCAAATAGGATGACGTGAACAAAGGCTCAGGTGCTGGAATCACGCGTGTCTTCTTCCTTGTACTCTGAATTCCTCACTCTTTTACTCACAGTCTGTATTACTGAGGAAAAACAATGCAAACATAGCTACTAAAAGGCTTTAGATAATGTATAAGCTGTTAAGAGTAAACATGGGTTAATGAAAGCCATGTCAAACATTTTCATACctcttctgaaatttaaaatttaagttGAAAGTTATTCTGTCCCCAGTAGGTGATGCTGGTAAAATAAAATGGGGGCAGAAGTGTACCATATCAGTTATACCAAAATAATCCGCATTTATACAAAAATAAGTCTTAATTTATGGAGGTTTTCTTTTAATCCTGAATCACCACATAGCTTCTTTTGCAGTGTCCATCAGACCTGAGGTATGGGTGGTACTGCATGTCAGCTCATTTCGGCTACCGTTTGTAGTCAGGGCAGTTATGTAAGGAGATTTATGTTCTGCTTCTAAATATGGATAATGACCATTTGTACAACTTTCCAAAGAGATAGCAACCCAGGAACAAAAATCCTGTGTTGTTAGCAACAGATCTTGGTCATCAGACTGTGCTGTCAGAGAAAAACCTGATAGAATTCTTTGTAATCTGTGCTAGTGGTAATGCATTaagttcctttaaaaagaaaaggaaccaCAAACTATTGTAATCTAGGATGAGAAtttggagagggagaaaaggtggATGCGTTTTGTCATGCCTGTGTCTGCTGTGGGACACAGGAGCTGACTTCAGGCAGTGCTTCCCACAAGTGGCGAAATCAAAATCCTACTTTGTTGgaatttcccagaaaaaaaaaaataattgaaacatCCCTATAAAGCTTCTTGTCactgggaggtatttaaaaatgcTAAACTTAGTCTTAGTCCAAACATGCAACAAGATACACTTGTGTGCAGTACGAGGTAAAAAAATCTTAGTCTTCTGGCTTCTGCCCAGCTGGTCCGATTCTGGTGTGTGACGGGTTGTCATCATGTAATTGGAACGAGCTAGTATGATTTGTCTGTGGAAATGTTTTTTAGCTATGAATATGGAAGAGCGTGGGTTCCTGAACTAGCACTGGGACATCATAGGACGGTTATCGACACAGCTTCCTACCCCAGGAAATAACTAAAGGAAGTTGGAACCCCTTTCCCACAGCTCTGTCTGCTGACAGATAGCTCAGGCAACTTGGAAAGTTTGGAAAACTTTTAATAACTGTTAAGATCAGATTCACAGTTTTCTAGTTGTGACTGACTTCTATCAAATGCATTGGTTTTGTTCTGTCATATGGTACCAGAGCTTTTATTTACCATGTCAGTTTATCCTGAACCTAAGCACCCGTTTCCTCTCCTGGGTGGTTCCTACCCAGTGCTAGACTTGTTTGTTCTGAAAGGCCAATTCTAAATCATTCACATCTGAACTGTTTTCAGAACAACTGTTAGAATAGCGCTCTCATATTCTGATTTCTTACCCTAACTTTTCAGCTGAAGATACACACAGCAATTGTGCTAACTACACAGACCTCTACTTATAATGATGTCTCCTAAAATAACTTGTCCCAATACCTGTCCGTAATGACTAAAAAGTTGGTGCAGAATGTGATATTAATAAACAATCCCAAATCAGAAATATTGTGTGTGCTGTAAAACTGCAGTGAATACTCAGGTCTGTGATATCAGATGATTTGTTGATATTCTATTTCTCTGACACATTCAGATCACAGTTCTGCCTCGGTCCCTTTCTTCCTTGAGGGGATATGGGTCATCGTTCTCTACCGATAGTAAATCTTCCTTACAAGCTCTTTTTTTCTAGGCTGTTTAAAATGTATAATGGAGGCTTATACTTTATTTTCTAATACTTAGGAGAAACAAATAAGATTGGAGTCATGATACAGACTCCTGAAGATTTGGAATAAGTAATGTTCTATTCCTGCTTATGCTCTTTCCTCATCTCTGACTTTCgagaacaaacagaagaaaccTCATTCCTTTATGTTGTCCTTGGTGCTTTTCTCAGGACTTACTAAATGTATTCCTTAAGTACAAAATACAAAGTAACATCagactcttcattttctttactcCAGGGAAAATATTTATCCCGAAGCAAAAGCCTATACAGtcttacacagaagaaaaattctctcTTGATCCAGAACTGGAGGAAGCCTTGACCAGTGCCACAGACACAGAATTAGGTGACCTTGCAGGTTAGTTTTTTTTGAAGTACGAATGGGCTGGTGCTTATTTAGACGAGAAAGATCTATAATTAATGTGGTAGTGTATTTGTTACCTGAAATGTGACTATATGAAGTTGTAGTTGTGAAAGAAACTACAACGTGTTTCGTTGTAGTGTATCATCTTTGTTGATTTGTGATAATTTATAGGAAGGTAGATTATTTTGGCCTGCATAAGATGTCAGATTTTCAAACTCAAAACCTTGAATTTCATTCCTCAGACTGGCTGGTTTTTGTTGGGTACACTACTGCTTTTTCTCACACATAAGAAGGTGTTGCTATGCGCCTGTATTCCTAAAGCTTCAGTCAAGAATTTTGTGACTGAACTGCACTTTTAACTTTGATGCTTGAACCTGGTGAAGTAAAAGCTTTCTAAGATGTGAAAGCCAACTAAAAAAAGtctataattaattaatttttttctacttttctttaaattaagaGATAGAATGGCTTATTGTACTGATAACTGGGTGTTTTACAAATATCAGTTGTTATTTTAAAGGAACTCTGCATCTGAGCTGAATTATTCAGGAACAGTAAaattggttttttgctttttctttttttccttttacagctaTACTGGGAATGTCTAACTTGATAACAAACAATCAGTTCTGTGATGTAGTAGGAAGCAGTAATGGGATTGACAAAGACAGCTTCTCAAGTAAGTGTGTACGCAAGTGCTAGATAAATGAGTTCTTTGTACTGCACACAGTTACTATAGCATTAACTATTTTCTGTTGCACTAGCATTCTTTATAGATTATTCACTCTTCAATTGGAAATGTGCATGTCTAACATTGCTAATTGAGTTCTGGCAAAAGTGGAATTAAAATATATCTACACTAAAATCTATTCTGCAGTTAATTGACTTTTTGGCGGATAAAAGTAGGCATAAACATGCATTTTCATGTTTGTGTTTGTAATTCAACTCCtatctgctttctgaaaaaagctggtctgcaagaaaagcagaaggaccGTGAGGACCTTTGGAAAAGAATTGAACTTTATGAAACTATGGTCAGGAGACGATGGTATGGCTTTTGGGTGGAGGAAAGATGTAAAGACTGATGAAATGAtctttaaatacagtaaatatttagTATGTGTATCATTCATTCACAGTGAGTGTATGTGACCTGTTTGATTGCAATTAAATGCCTTTTCAGATATAGTAAAAGGTGAAAAAATGTTGCCTGTTTTTGATGAACCGCCAAATCCTACAAATGTGGAGGAGACGCTGCAAAGGATTAAAGACAATGATTCCCGTCTTGTTGAAGTCAATCTAAATAACATTAAGGTAATTACCAGAAGTCTGCAGTAAATATGCCTCTTTTTCTCAGTAGAAGACACGTTAAGCCATAAAACTGTAATAACAGCACGATAGGCTTATTTTAAGTACAGCAGCCTTTCTGCTAATGTTGCAGTGTGTGTAATCTCAGAAACCTGGAGCTAAACCGATAAGCCATCTTGGTTTCTTTTGccaaatgtgtatttaaaaagctTTAGATTTTCTTACTGCCAGCCCAGATTTCTGTTGCTGCCAAGTTGGCAACAGTTCCAGCAGCTCACCATCCTGGAGTTAACTGCTACTTTGACTCCTTTGTCCTTGATGAAGCAATGTGCTCTCACAGCTATTGCAGAGTGATGTTTGTACCTGACATCCTTCTGGTTCTTGCACAAAAAAGCTGTTGGCAATTAGGGCTGCTTCTGCTTATAAGTGTAACAGTTGTGGTTTTAAATATGAGTAAAACTTCTGCATGTTTGCGTGAGAGAAAACAGAACTACAGGACTCCTGACCTACAGTGCAGACAGCAGTGAcaggctgctggctgcagcctctcGAGCAGCCTAGGCTATTTGTTGCCTTTactaacagaagaaaataaaatacatggttTAAGAATATTGTACAGTAGAGAAGTGCTAGCCAAAATAAATGCCTAAAAAGGCAACAGAACAAAATTTCTGATATAATAAACTGAGAAATTTGCTACCCTAATTAATTATCTAAAATGATTCCTTTTACACTTGGTTGCTACTACACTGTAAACATTATCAAACTATAGATTGGCAAATTATGGAATTATTCTTAATAGAACACAGAGAATGAAATGCTAGTAGTTTCACCAGTTTAAAGCTCTAAATCTTTTTATATTTGTGAAAGGTTAATTTGATGCTGATAGTTAGCAGAATGTTCAGTTTGTGTAAATTTTGCTTAGTAAATTTCAAGTCAGCTAAGTATTTTTTAACGCTTTTACTGTGACAGTGGCATCAATGTAGTAAAGATGACATTGCTCTATAAAACTGATGACTCTAATAGCCATTGTATCTTACATATAGTTTTGCTACACATTTAGGCCATTACTGTGAGACTGCTGGAGATCAGTGATAGTTAATATTATCATATGTTTTGCTGTAAAGAGAATAAGATAATGGAAGAAGTTGGGAGGGAGGGGATAAACTTCTGTATCTCAAGAGAgtgaaatgctatttttaattcaAGAACATACCAATTCCAACGCTGAAAGAATTTGCAAAAGCCTTAGAAACCAACACGCATGTGAAGAATTTTAGCCTTGCAGCCACCCGAAGCAATGATCCTGTTGCTGTTGTAAGTACTCTCCCTAATGCGCTTAAGTGGGGTGCGAGGGAAGTGAGGCTGGAAAGACAATGGTAAGGGATTGAACTGAATCCTGTTTAAATATTTAGAGATGGAAATGATTAAATTCTGTTACGCTGTAAAgtatgttttctttaacaaaCCTTTGTTGTATCAAAGTTGGTAAATGACTGCTGGCTGACTAATACGAAGCAATGAGTCAGATCCGTGAGATACGCGAGAACTCTTTTTATCCAGTCCCTTCCCCCGACTCTTCATCTTGCTAacctccttcctgcttttctctctttctcctagtCATTTAGTTCCATTCCACAAGCCAATAGTACATTGAAAACTAACTTTAAAAGCGGCACATTGAGGACTGAAAAAGCTCGTAATCTTTTTCAACTAACTAGAGTTTTAGTTGAAGAAAGTTGGAAAGTAACTGTTTCTCTGATCTCCCTGCTACCAAAGATTAGCTTAAAGCATTGGCATATAAAGCATAATATTAGTCAAGGTATCTAGTTTGACACAATTGAAATACAAGTATTTCTCACCTGGTCTTGTTTTTCCTATGTTAAATCAAAAGCAGTAccttatttatttgcaaataaagtgGCAAGAAAACAGCACTAATTGTTTTGCCAGGACAAtcctttgcatttgttttaatttcaaattagaaaaaaaatgagtttgaaaCACTCCcattaaatgaatgaatgaatgtttGAAAGCTTTGTTTGGGGTCAGTTAAAAAGTTCcttttcagtagaactgaaacatttataataaaaatctatAAAGGCTTGTTTTCTCAGGTGTGGTtttgatacaaataaaaataaagattgtgATTTTTATGACTGTAAACCTCAGCAGGTACCTGTTCTTGTTTTCTTATGTTCTCAGAAACGAGATCAGGTATATGCCACTTCTGTAAGAGTGCTTTTAGCTACCTGCTGGTACTGTGCTTAGAGCTTTGAATTTTACTGCTTCCTACCAAATCTGTAGACACGAGCGTTTTGTAAGTCAGATCTCCTGTTTACAAATTAACCATACCTAATTCTCCTTTCAGTTGACTAACGCCCTTTCTCTGGCCTTTATTTAGCAGCTTGCATTACTCATTGTATGCTGTGAAGGCTTACAAAATGGAATTGGTCCAATATGCTAATTTCAGACAATTTATATTCTGTGTAGCTTTTTAGTTTGTAACAAGAGAAAAACAGGCCTTTTATAGactaaatactattaaaaaaggGAATGTAGATAATGGCTAGTTTAAGACTCACTTCAGTCTCAAATAATGAGTGAAAACTTGCAAAGTTACGATATGCATCTGTCAACTTGTTGCTCCCGTTGAACTAGTCAGTGTAAATGGTTATCACTGTGTCCTGTGATGTACTGCAGCAAATGTCAAAAGTTTAATGACGCTCCCTTGCATTCAAAGGCTCTTGCAGATATGCTGAGAgtaaacacaaaattaaaaagtttaaacATAGAATCAAACTTCATCACTGGAGTTGGAATTTTGGCACTGGTCGATGCACTGAAAGACAATGAAACATTAACAGAGATCAAAATCGATAACCAGGTAGGTGAAGTGGTGGTAATATCATAATTAAATCAGTCTCTCCTAGCTGACTGAATATTTTTACAAGGCAGCTCGTGATACACTGTCcagaatattttacttttaagtaTCTTAACCCCATGAATGATTGTCCTtaagattttcagaagcatccAGTTGAAGTTTATTCCTGGTTACTTCTGTGCTTGCTTGTGCTTTAAAGTGCACAAATGTACTTTATGACCTTCTGCCTTTTAGATTAATCAATATGAAGCTAAGTGTTTATTGACTAATATGATGAAAGTATTCTGATCTCTTTTAGGTTGAATACACATAAGCACTGTTGTCTTTGTGTACCTTTTATTTtaacagaggcagcagctgggcacACTTGCAGAAGTAGAAATTGCGAAGATGCTtgaagaaaacaccaaaatactCAAATTTGGATACCATTTCATGCAACAGGGACCTCGAGCCAGGGCAGCTGCAGCTATCacaaaaaataatgatttggGTAAGACCTGTCAATAGAGAGTGACTGTTAAATGAATGTGTGCGTGGCACAGGTTTTAAAGGTGTCtggtttttctgcttttctgttgacATAACGAGGTTAGCAAAATACGTGTGCTTTACTCCTACTCTTCTGTTGCTTCTTGATgttctccttttattttgttgCAGGGTGTTCAGGTGTATGATTTTTAGCAGTCTAGAACAAGAACATTCAAACTCCGCCTGAGTTGTGACAATGAGAGAAAGTAATAGTTTTGATTGTTCAGTTTTATTCAGATAAGATTCattgtttgtttaaaagcagTACTTGAAATTAATAGTGCAGGATGCCCTCTTCAATGCCGGCACACCCAATCTCATTTGGATTGCGTGAGCAAGGAAACTGAAGGTACTGTCATGTGCAGAGGTTGGGACTGGGTCATCTCTTCCCTTACGGTTCTGTTCATGCCCAGGTACCTTCCCTGCCTCTCTTAAAGGAAGCTGGTAGCAGTGACATCTTTATTTGCTGCAGTTAAGTTTTGTTGCAGCTCATCTGTTAGAATCCTATGTAAATGGACCAGCAGCAAATTGGTTAATAATATAGCCAATGAATGGAAATAGTGTGTATACTAATGCCAAATGCTCGAAGCTCTCAACTACAACAAGATAATGTGGTCTGTCTATTTAAATAGAATTaccttttaaattccatttaattAAACTTTTTGGCTTTAGGTGCTTTGTGGTAAGGATTGCACATCTCACCAGCATGAAAATGGGCCATGCAGTTCAGTAGTGGTAGCAATAGTTCAGGGACACATTAGAGGGAATGACATAGGAAATTGGAATTTGGTTTAAAGATCTTCTCTCCTCTGAGTAAAACTTAAAGTGGAGAACAGATCTGAAAAAGATGGAGGAGAAATAACAGAATAGAGCATAGAGAGAGACGAAAGGTACTCAGACACTGCGTAACTGTTTCTCAAAATAGATTCTAAACgagttattcttatttttttcatcataacGCTTTGGGTGTGTCTCTCCTTTCCTTTAAGGTTTCTCTTTTCACTAGTTCTCACTTTAGTGTTTGACTGTTGGAAATCTATGTTTCTATTgatatcttgcttttttttctttgctttcttagtCTGGAGTATGCGAACAAAAGCTTCTGCAAATACCTTTTCATCTCTCCAGCCCTGAAGCTACAGAGACGGGTTACTCTGAATACCCAGTTGGGTACTGAGCACTGAAAGCTGAGGTGTTCAAAGTCTCTCATTTCTGTCTTTGTACGtttcttctaaaaaaaccccaaagccagtCTTTATCTTCTTTCTCCCTTGTTTACTCTGTGTTGTACTGCTTCCCTCTCCTTCGTCTGAAACTGTGCATATTGCTTTTAACTGCATGATGGGAGAAGTCTAAGGTTGGAAACTTTTCCATCTGTTCTTGCAATTTGATGAAAGCAGGTATGCATAACTTCTGTCACTGATGGAAACGATTTGGATTTAAATGGAGATATAAGTCTATGGGTTACTCTCAAAGTGAGCAATCCATTGGCTTTGTAAAGAGTAACATTCTAGTGTGATTCTATTCTGGTTGTTTCTTTAGACTGTATGTAAAGCATTTCTTgagacaggaggagggaggggaaacaaaacagCTTTCCCTCTGTTATTTTGATCTGTGAAGGTAAAGAAGGCCAATTCAAATTGCAAATATCTGTAAAACTACAGAATTCCCAATTAGTGGATTTGAGAACAGAATCACTTTCTTACATAGATGTGCTTGCTccacttttttaaacaaagtggAGATGCCCTATATGATATCCAAGACTCTTAGCCTCATTTGTTGTgtcttcacagaaaaggaaaatagaatttgataggggggaaaaagaaaatatcaattAAAATACTACAAATATTAAGCAAAGCTCCAGTCATTCAGTCAATCTTGTATACTCTGAAGTCTAAACAGCATGTGAGCCTTTGTGATTTTTATTCAcaaatttttgttgctgttgcattttctgacaaatttttttaattaataaatgcaATATTTTAGGCTATTGCAAgtaacgttattttttttttgcaaagtgtaTAAATAGTGCTGGATGTACTGTGAAACTCTTGTACTGTTTATTTTGAAGCCACGTAAACTTAATTCTCCACCACTGGAATActgcaatgtaaaaaaaagagTACTGGCTAAATCTGCTTAACAAATGTAAAATTACTCATGTTTCCCGCAAGTCTCTCCTCGCAAACATTTGAGGCTGTTCATGAATAACACAGTAAGCACTGCTAACGCGTAAGCTTAAAATGACGAATAATACTAAATGTTAATTATCTTAAGTTGTATTATGCGAAACTTTATGCGGCAAAGTATAAACTATCTGTTGATCTTGTAGAAATACGAAAAGTAGTTGCAATGATAGAAtagtaaaacttttttcttccctctcttgttACAGTTCGCAAGAGAAGGGTTGAAGGCGACAATTAGTAGATCATCATCTTGTCAAAACTGTGTGGAGACTTCAAGGGCCATCGAGGCACACTCGTCACCGTGAGCTTTGGCAATCTTGGACTACATTCACCTGGGTTAGAAGGGAAAAGACTGGAAACCCCATTCCTTTTAAAGCAAAGTTGTATTAAGAATCTGCTGGTATGCATCACGTTTTTCAGATTGAGACACAATAACTGCAACAGTCTGTACTAtagtttttggtggttttttaaagaatttttttgtatttcGAGACTTCGGCTGTGCTTTCTACTAAAAATGTAATTGTAAATCAATGGTATAATTGTCTGTAGTCAAAGAATGGGACATTCAAGATCATTGGGCAGATGATGACCCAATTGAAATATTCGTTAGAAAATCTGAGGGCGTTTATTTACGTGGAGGGGTATGTATATTCTTGAAAACAATGCGTTAGTGATAA
The sequence above is drawn from the Rissa tridactyla isolate bRisTri1 chromosome 9, bRisTri1.patW.cur.20221130, whole genome shotgun sequence genome and encodes:
- the LOC128914761 gene encoding tropomodulin-3-like, producing the protein MTLPFRKDLDKYKDLDEDEILGKLSEEELKQLETVLDDLDPENALLPAGFRQKDQTAKKASGPFDRERLLAYLEKQALEHKDREDYVPFTREKKGKIFIPKQKPIQSYTEEKFSLDPELEEALTSATDTELGDLAAILGMSNLITNNQFCDVVGSSNGIDKDSFSNIVKGEKMLPVFDEPPNPTNVEETLQRIKDNDSRLVEVNLNNIKNIPIPTLKEFAKALETNTHVKNFSLAATRSNDPVAVALADMLRVNTKLKSLNIESNFITGVGILALVDALKDNETLTEIKIDNQRQQLGTLAEVEIAKMLEENTKILKFGYHFMQQGPRARAAAAITKNNDLVRKRRVEGDN